In Dermacentor silvarum isolate Dsil-2018 chromosome 2, BIME_Dsil_1.4, whole genome shotgun sequence, the following proteins share a genomic window:
- the LOC119440346 gene encoding uncharacterized protein LOC119440346: MLSYACCQYVVTRVTLYHSALVDLSRSRSVHAVEHEPCCPDPQFIAANECKAVHYGVCSPLLKLPSFSVAPASPAIIMAPQPPRPQSATSAATDLSLEGLDPVELLAVDLEGKLEALVNSFVAQDKVKTAARKSKTAMASSQASAVKKLVSNQSSGGAGTSSVGPSYGGKQESKPSFKDDLGKKRVKSGDPEAKTTSKTSNDKLASDAVPRKVGTVLVTSGTGVTTKKDVTTRVTPAGAKSLAADAPTTKNVTSNLKASKSTPTYNSHENDAAKKKVDKPTSKTRSLLTVDGHEHSPSPDASTDSEKTEKSPSPTPGSQRKVFKLSPPNVISLVTGAPKPSGAPPPTFSATYVPAGTPSKSTTTTVAGNVTARDSPSPKTSPAKDSAKDPLATRPSSHPGSPKEPCAKAPSHEPSKPAQSDSGSVSKERKTAQPSSSPTPKPVVAVKPVSGNRNATAATSAAMDYAKSRFQGLPEPKQFEELFKQKPCKNGHVVNDAKSRWESLTSPSSTAEQLWPNSVGSGRSSSAPVAIPGSNCNHDLQAPDLDSPLSTSPRRLNSPEALFLEASSPPSIPHPRLTSSQKQHIRERSLSPTERTHMHVPVRPFLTKGSVAERVLLFERCPERASVERTPAPAKGKPTVYNVWKQHHGAADAHSGSQVSARLGPVAVHGW; encoded by the coding sequence ATGCTGAGCTATGCGTGCTGCCAATATGTGGTGACGAGAGTGACCCTGTACCACAGTGCCTTAGTGGACTTGTCTCGAAGTCGTTCGGTGCACGCTGTCGAACACGAGCCCTGCTGTCCGGATCCCCAGTTTATCGCGGCGAACGAGTGCAAAGCCGTTCACTACGGCGTGTGCTCGCCCCTGCTCAAGCTTCCATCGTTCTCGGTGGCGCCCGCTTCGCCCGCCATCATTATGGCGCCGCAGCCTCCGAGGCCCCAGTCGGCGACGTCTGCGGCAACGGACTTGAGTTTGGAAGGGCTGGATCCCGTCGAACTCTTGGCCGTTGACCTGGAGGGCAAGCTCGAAGCGCTGGTCAACTCTTTCGTCGCTCAGGACAAAGTGAAAACTGCCGCTAGAAAGTCCAAGACAGCCATGGCTTCGTCCCAGGCGTCGGCCGTTAAGAAGCTGGTTTCGAACCAGTCTTCCGGAGGAGCAGGTACATCGAGCGTGGGGCCGTCGTACGGCGGAAAACAAGAGTCAAAGCCATCTTTTAAAGACGATTTGGGTAAAAAGCGAGTTAAAAGCGGTGACCCGGAAGCGAAGACAACGAGCAAGACGAGTAACGACAAATTGGCTAGCGACGCTGTGCCCAGAAAGGTCGGCACCGTCCTGGTGACATCCGGAACAGGAGTGACAACTAAGAAGGACGTCACCACCCGCGTCACACCCGCAGGAGCGAAATCACTAGCTGCGGATGCGCCCACTACGAAAAATGTTACGTCGAATCTGAAGGCCTCAAAATCGACTCCCACTTACAACTCGCATGAGAACGATGCGGCCAAAAAGAAAGTCGACAAGCCGACCTCAAAAACGAGGTCTCTTCTCACAGTAGACGGACACGAACACAGTCCTTCACCAGACGCTTCAACGGACAGCGAGAAAACTGAAAAATCGCCTTCTCCAACTCCTGGCAGTCAAAGAAAAGTGTTCAAGCTGTCCCCGCCAAACGTCATATCTCTAGTCACTGGGGCTCCTAAACCTTCTGGGGCTCCGCCTCCTACCTTCAGCGCCACATACGTTCCAGCCGGGACACCCTCCAAATCCACAACGACGACGGTGGCTGGCAATGTGACAGCTCGAGATTCACCGTCTCCGAAGACGTCTCCTGCGAAAGACAGTGCGAAGGACCCCCTAGCTAccaggccttcgagccatcctggCAGCCCCAAAGAGCCCTGCGCTAAAGCTCCTAGTCATGAGCCATCTAAGCCAGCACAGTCAGACAGTGGCAGTGTgtccaaagaaagaaagacagcgcAACCCTCGTCTTCGCCGACGCCCAAGCCCGTAGTCGCCGTGAAGCCCGTTAGCGGCAACAGGAATGCGACGGCGGCGACCTCCGCGGCAATGGATTACGCCAAGTCCCGATTCCAGGGTCTGCCCGAACCGAAGCAGTTCGAGGAACTTTTCAAGCAGAAGCCCTGCAAGAACGGCCACGTCGTGAACGATGCCAAGAGCCGGTGGGAGTCGTTGACCTCTCCGAGCTCTACGGCGGAGCAGCTGTGGCCCAACAGCGTCGGCAGCGGCAGGAGCAGCAGCGCTCCCGTCGCGATCCCTGGAAGCAACTGCAATCACGACTTGCAAGCGCCTGACTTGGACTCGCCGCTGTCGACTTCGCCGAGGCGACTCAACTCGCCCGAGGCACTGTTCCTCGAGGCCAGCTCGCCGCCCAGCATCCCGCACCCGCGGCTCACGTCGTCGCAGAAGCAGCACATCCGCGAGCGCTCGCTGTCTCCCACCGAGCGCACTCACATGCACGTGCCCGTGCGCCCTTTCCTCACCAAGGGTTCTGTGGCCGAGCGCGTGCTGCTCTTCGAGCGCTGCCCGGAGCGCGCCAGCGTGGAGCGCACGCCGGCGCCGGCTAAGGGCAAGCCGACTGTGTACAACGTCTGGAAACAGCACCACGGTGCAGCTGACGCCCACTCAGGATCGCAGGTGAGTGCGAGACTCGGCCCAGTAGCAGTGCATGGTTGGTGA